Proteins from one candidate division KSB1 bacterium genomic window:
- the cas4 gene encoding CRISPR-associated protein Cas4, with protein MESLNHEPVTLTPSEVLEYLFCPRYIYFMNVLGIPQREEKRYKVLRGREVHREKQIRNRAYLRKKLGVLKREFNVYLSAPRHHLRGQIDEVLTLADGSMAPLDYKFAEWKERLYRGYRTQLVLYGLLIQENYGKPVNRGFLVYTRSQNHVVAVEITPQDYKKAVEILRAILDITRHGFLPRRTTAKNRCLDCCYKNICV; from the coding sequence ATGGAATCTCTGAACCACGAACCCGTCACCCTCACCCCCTCCGAAGTGCTGGAATACCTGTTCTGCCCGCGCTACATCTATTTCATGAATGTGCTGGGCATACCGCAACGGGAAGAAAAGCGCTACAAAGTCCTGCGCGGCCGTGAAGTGCACCGCGAAAAACAAATCCGCAACCGCGCCTACCTGCGCAAAAAACTGGGCGTACTCAAACGCGAATTCAATGTCTACCTCTCCGCCCCCCGCCACCACTTGCGCGGCCAGATCGACGAAGTACTCACCCTCGCCGACGGCAGCATGGCGCCTCTGGACTATAAATTTGCCGAATGGAAAGAACGCCTGTACCGCGGCTATCGCACCCAGCTCGTCCTTTACGGCCTGCTGATCCAGGAAAACTATGGCAAGCCCGTCAACCGCGGCTTCCTGGTCTACACCCGCAGCCAAAACCACGTCGTTGCAGTGGAAATCACCCCGCAGGACTACAAAAAAGCTGTTGAAATTCTGCGGGCGATTCTCGATATTACGCGCCACGGATTTCTGCCGCGCCGCACCACTGCAAAGAACCGTTGCCTGGACTGCTGCTACAAAAATATCTGTGTATGA
- the cas3 gene encoding CRISPR-associated helicase Cas3' produces MITKPSFYSHIERDEQGRIIYKKPLLTHITEVARSAREAILALPEGIPRKNRLAELAFLIGVAHDFGKYTSFFQSYLLENADHGIAKNHSFISAVWSAFLLASQSHGTNDDKYHEMLVCFGAILYHHGNLNNFSATLRDICAYADPQKRNSLDLKPKQTLDALFEKQLPDLLQRAAAIEEEFRTLVPNLPPLHAFQQALADPQSGFYEQLENARWYYQDHMEDATCERLHFELYLLFSALIDSDKRDAARIGLEATRLPIPENLVQQFTRQAQFVAADPVVAEIRSALFMALDAKASEVPLTQKIFTITSPTGSGKTLAALNFAFKLRHRLAQEHGAAPRIIYALPFTSIIDQNHNVFEKVLSLLPDFAANSSRYMLKHHHLADISYVTEEAAAESLPLDKSLLLIESWESEIIVTTYVQFFHTIFSSKNRLLKKYHNLAGSLIILDEVQNLPVEYWPLARHMLRWLAEAGNCTIIMMTATQPLIFSRHEAMELVPNPKQSFQALNRIYFHIHHQRQELREFAAHFAGQLQPDKSYAVILNTIKSSLEFFHFLEASDIANHELFYLSTNIIPDQRWQRIADMRQKLEQRVPIILVSTQVIEAGVDLDFDLIYRDLAPIDSLVQAAGRANRHGIHGKGHVHIVRLADAENREFARWIYGKAHLWIAAELLKDKQEINEYKFLELVQENYEKLVKTKDLSEGEKIYHDWWQCSDYEALQRFQLISAKFGYADVFLAVNPEAENVWQHYLSGVLRERDFKKRQQNYLQLRSDFRKYIISAPMKSTEEFFWSHARGDQSKPGYIQFETIADYYDPQTGYKRIDDDKVMIF; encoded by the coding sequence ATGATTACAAAACCATCCTTTTACTCGCACATTGAGCGCGACGAGCAAGGGCGCATCATTTACAAAAAGCCTTTGTTGACGCACATTACCGAAGTGGCGCGCTCGGCGCGGGAAGCCATTTTGGCCCTGCCGGAGGGCATTCCGCGCAAGAACCGATTGGCGGAGCTTGCCTTCCTCATCGGCGTTGCGCATGATTTCGGCAAATACACCAGCTTTTTTCAAAGCTATTTGCTGGAAAACGCGGATCACGGCATTGCCAAAAATCACAGCTTCATTTCCGCCGTGTGGAGCGCGTTTCTGCTCGCTTCGCAATCCCACGGCACCAACGACGACAAGTATCATGAGATGCTGGTTTGCTTTGGCGCGATTCTTTATCACCACGGCAACTTGAACAACTTCAGCGCCACGCTGCGAGATATTTGCGCCTATGCCGATCCGCAAAAACGTAACAGCCTGGATTTGAAACCCAAACAGACGCTTGATGCGCTGTTTGAAAAGCAACTCCCGGACTTGTTGCAGCGCGCCGCCGCCATTGAAGAGGAGTTTCGCACCCTCGTTCCCAATCTGCCGCCATTACACGCTTTTCAGCAAGCTCTGGCAGATCCGCAAAGCGGCTTCTACGAGCAATTGGAAAACGCCCGATGGTATTACCAGGATCACATGGAAGACGCGACCTGCGAACGCTTGCATTTCGAATTGTACCTGCTCTTTTCGGCGCTCATCGACTCGGATAAACGCGACGCCGCCCGCATTGGTCTGGAAGCGACGCGGCTGCCCATTCCCGAAAACCTCGTGCAGCAGTTCACCCGGCAAGCGCAGTTTGTCGCCGCCGATCCGGTCGTAGCCGAAATCCGCAGCGCGCTCTTTATGGCGCTGGATGCAAAGGCAAGTGAAGTTCCCTTGACCCAAAAAATTTTCACCATCACTTCACCCACCGGCAGCGGCAAGACGCTCGCGGCGCTGAATTTTGCCTTCAAGCTGCGTCATCGACTGGCGCAGGAACATGGTGCCGCGCCCAGAATCATTTACGCCCTGCCTTTTACCAGCATTATCGATCAAAATCACAACGTGTTTGAAAAGGTGCTTTCACTCCTGCCCGACTTTGCCGCGAACAGCTCGCGCTATATGCTCAAGCATCACCATCTCGCTGATATCAGTTACGTCACTGAAGAAGCTGCCGCGGAGAGCCTGCCGTTGGACAAGTCGCTGTTGCTCATTGAAAGCTGGGAAAGTGAAATCATCGTCACCACTTATGTACAATTCTTCCACACCATCTTCAGCTCGAAAAATCGGCTGCTGAAAAAATATCACAACCTCGCCGGCAGCCTCATCATTCTCGACGAAGTGCAAAATCTGCCGGTGGAATACTGGCCGCTCGCGCGTCACATGCTCCGCTGGCTTGCCGAGGCTGGGAATTGCACGATCATCATGATGACCGCCACTCAGCCGTTGATCTTTTCTCGCCATGAAGCCATGGAGCTTGTTCCGAACCCCAAGCAAAGCTTTCAGGCATTGAATCGCATTTATTTTCACATTCACCATCAACGCCAGGAATTGCGCGAGTTTGCGGCGCATTTTGCCGGCCAGTTGCAGCCCGACAAGTCGTATGCCGTGATTCTCAACACCATCAAATCCTCGCTGGAGTTTTTTCATTTTCTGGAAGCTTCGGACATTGCCAACCACGAGTTATTTTATCTGTCTACCAACATCATTCCGGATCAGCGCTGGCAGCGCATTGCGGACATGCGGCAAAAGTTGGAACAGCGCGTGCCGATCATCCTGGTTTCGACACAAGTGATCGAAGCCGGCGTCGATCTCGATTTTGACCTCATTTATCGCGATCTCGCCCCCATCGATTCGCTGGTGCAAGCAGCCGGCCGGGCCAATCGCCACGGCATTCATGGCAAAGGCCATGTGCATATTGTTCGGCTTGCTGATGCGGAAAATCGTGAATTTGCCAGATGGATTTATGGCAAAGCTCATCTGTGGATCGCTGCCGAACTTTTGAAAGACAAGCAAGAAATCAATGAGTACAAATTCCTCGAACTCGTACAAGAGAACTATGAAAAGCTGGTGAAGACCAAAGACCTGTCTGAAGGCGAGAAAATTTACCACGACTGGTGGCAATGCTCGGATTATGAGGCACTGCAGCGCTTTCAGCTCATCAGCGCAAAATTTGGCTATGCGGACGTCTTTCTGGCGGTAAATCCGGAAGCCGAGAATGTTTGGCAGCATTACCTGAGCGGCGTGCTCCGCGAGCGAGATTTCAAAAAGAGACAGCAGAATTATCTCCAGTTGCGCAGCGATTTCAGAAAATACATCATTTCCGCGCCAATGAAATCGACCGAAGAATTTTTCTGGAGCCATGCACGTGGAGACCAGAGCAAGCCTGGTTATATACAATTCGAGACCATTGCGGATTATTACGACCCGCAAACGGGCTACAAACGCATCGATGATGACAAAGTAATGATCTTTTAA
- the cas2 gene encoding CRISPR-associated endonuclease Cas2 — translation MLTWVIYDIVKDKPRTQVARLCQRAGIMRVQYSVFLGDLNANEIDELGLQIKALINEETDRVYIFPMCKEDFSKVRLLGQAFDKKLITNEIRELFL, via the coding sequence ATGCTGACCTGGGTCATCTACGACATCGTCAAAGACAAGCCGCGCACCCAAGTCGCCAGGCTCTGCCAGCGTGCCGGCATCATGCGCGTGCAATACTCGGTCTTCCTCGGCGACTTGAACGCCAACGAAATCGACGAACTCGGCTTGCAAATCAAAGCGCTCATCAACGAAGAGACCGACCGCGTCTACATCTTTCCGATGTGCAAGGAAGATTTTTCCAAAGTGCGGCTGCTCGGACAGGCGTTCGACAAAAAACTGATCACCAACGAAATTCGCGAACTCTTTCTCTGA
- a CDS encoding CRISPR-associated endonuclease Cas6, with translation MKVLLGVLRLAGQEFAQRDAHKIRGYIGRQWEEFDLLHNHKDGRVLYKYPLVQYKVLRGVPYVIGLAEGVPMVQKIFLELRELKINDQSYDNFQMELSYDEAEFGDAGEPVTYQFVTPWLALNQQNYQKFRSFGIDLDKHATVQHEIQLDMLQSILVNNVIAVAKALRYTIGQRHHPIISVETCEVKFKDQPMLAFKGSFQMNFHLPDFIGLGKSPARGFGTVKKLLP, from the coding sequence ATGAAAGTACTTCTTGGAGTTCTACGTTTAGCAGGGCAAGAATTCGCCCAGCGGGATGCGCATAAAATCCGTGGTTATATTGGGCGTCAATGGGAGGAATTCGATCTTCTGCATAATCACAAAGACGGACGTGTTCTGTATAAATATCCGTTGGTGCAATATAAAGTACTTCGTGGCGTTCCGTATGTGATCGGATTGGCCGAAGGAGTTCCCATGGTGCAAAAGATTTTTCTCGAATTAAGGGAGCTAAAGATTAACGACCAGTCTTATGACAATTTTCAGATGGAACTCAGCTATGATGAGGCCGAATTTGGCGACGCCGGCGAGCCTGTCACCTATCAATTCGTCACACCTTGGTTGGCACTCAACCAGCAAAACTATCAAAAATTTCGCAGCTTCGGGATTGATCTTGATAAGCACGCGACCGTTCAACATGAAATACAATTGGACATGCTGCAAAGCATTTTAGTCAACAACGTCATCGCGGTGGCCAAGGCGCTTCGCTATACCATCGGGCAAAGGCATCACCCCATTATTTCCGTTGAGACGTGCGAAGTCAAATTCAAAGATCAGCCCATGCTGGCGTTCAAAGGCTCCTTTCAGATGAATTTTCATTTGCCGGATTTCATCGGCCTCGGCAAATCGCCAGCGCGTGGCTTCGGCACCGTAAAAAAACTGTTGCCGTAA
- the cas1 gene encoding CRISPR-associated endonuclease Cas1 has protein sequence MQLVLNTPGAYLRVRDGCFHIKVEDESRLLSPKKVESILISSAVKLSSAALQMAVEHNIDVVFLDKHGNPFGRLWHAKLGSTTRIRRGQLAASTSAEGLGYVLRWVEQKLDNQIEFLTTLANKRPAKQEQLGVYISQIQAIRDKLRDFEIKPKSTAHSGSQGTSDSLLSTLGPPPSAPDALRGLEGTAGRIYFEALSFIQPEQFPFHGRSRQPAKDEFNCILNYCYGVLYGLVERACLLSGLEPYLGFFHADNYNKKSLVFDLIEPYRIWAEETTVYLFSQRQVKKEMFDKMQNGMTLNKEGKQVVIAAFNERLDTAIRYKGRNLTRRNIIQLDCQAFAQELLKIDLEREPETE, from the coding sequence ATGCAACTCGTCCTCAACACCCCCGGCGCTTATCTGCGCGTGCGTGACGGCTGCTTTCACATCAAAGTCGAAGACGAAAGCAGGCTCCTCTCGCCCAAGAAAGTCGAGAGCATTCTCATCAGCTCGGCGGTGAAGCTCAGCTCCGCCGCCCTGCAAATGGCCGTCGAACACAACATCGACGTCGTCTTCCTCGACAAACACGGCAACCCCTTTGGCCGCCTCTGGCATGCCAAGCTCGGCTCCACCACCCGCATCCGCCGCGGCCAACTGGCGGCAAGTACGAGCGCGGAAGGCCTCGGCTACGTGCTCCGCTGGGTCGAGCAAAAACTCGACAATCAAATCGAATTTCTCACCACCCTCGCCAACAAACGCCCGGCCAAGCAGGAGCAGCTCGGCGTGTACATTAGCCAAATCCAGGCCATCCGCGACAAGCTGAGAGACTTCGAGATTAAACCTAAAAGCACCGCCCACTCCGGCTCTCAGGGCACTTCCGATTCTTTGCTCTCAACTCTTGGCCCTCCGCCCTCTGCTCCCGACGCCCTGCGCGGACTCGAAGGCACCGCCGGCCGCATTTACTTCGAAGCCCTCAGCTTCATCCAGCCGGAACAATTTCCCTTTCACGGCCGCTCGCGCCAGCCGGCCAAAGACGAGTTCAATTGCATTCTCAACTATTGCTACGGTGTGCTCTACGGCCTGGTCGAACGCGCCTGCCTGCTCTCCGGGCTGGAGCCTTATCTCGGCTTCTTTCATGCCGACAACTACAACAAAAAGTCGCTGGTCTTCGACCTCATCGAGCCGTATCGCATCTGGGCCGAAGAAACCACCGTCTACCTCTTCAGCCAGCGCCAGGTGAAAAAAGAAATGTTCGATAAAATGCAAAACGGCATGACGCTGAACAAAGAAGGCAAACAAGTGGTGATCGCCGCCTTCAACGAGCGCCTCGATACCGCGATTCGTTACAAAGGCCGCAACCTCACCCGGCGCAACATCATTCAGCTCGACTGCCAGGCCTTCGCACAGGAACTGCTCAAAATCGATTTGGAACGCGAACCGGAAACCGAATAA